atacgtttCGATATAGCTTTCAGTGCTGTCCACAATCTCTTATCTCTTTTGCCCTGCCGAGTTCGTCAGTGGTTCTGCCTCTGTCCTGGGGAATTTTTAGCGCTGCCAgctaatttcggaacgcacccATAGTAGCTACAATGGAAACGTGCCGGTGATACTGCCAGCCCATAGCTTACATGCTAGTCTAGTATACATCTATTACACACAGCTAAAACGTCATCAAAATGACGCCTTGTAGATCTGAATgcaaattacaataaataccTCGAGAGACTTGTGTAACTACTGGATTTGTAATAAATCGACATGATTCAAGTGCctaataacaaaaacaaatcgttAGTATAATTCTTAACCTGATGAGTTGAAAAGAAGTTGCCCCTTTGACACGAGTAGTCAATATACCTGCAATTTTGTTCATGTAAACATTACTGAATATTTTCGTCTTTCATACGATTCTGtcaatattttggaaaataaataaaccgtAATTCTCGTGACTCACAGTTATTCCTACGGTAAGGTGAAAGTGAAGGTTTAATCTTATCTACGGAATACGCCACGACACTTCATAAAGTCATCTAGTATAAGTCTCACGTAGCGGTAAGCTCTTATCTACCATTTGTATATCACATAAATTTTGCTCTACTATTCTGTTACTGTATTCAATTCTGCATCATATCTAACCCTGTAACTCCTTCTGTATGTAATcttccaattttcaattattttacattgtTTGCAAAGACGGTATTCACACACTTATACCTGATGCACTTACTCTCTCTGTATGCGTGCATATATTACAAGCGTACGTATCGCGTAagcatgtatacgtatatatgatCTGTACTTATCGCAGGTTACGTTTGCGACGAAAAactgtataggtatgtatgcgtatatacatgtatgaatGGAAGCTGGAAACTTGCGGTAGTGCATCAATTAAGttggtaaaataaaacaagtaGTTAGTAAACATCAAAGCAAAAGACTGTCCGCAACCGCGATCTTCAGAATTTACGGTCAGATGGTCCTTCGCTAATTCTATTCGGTAGgacacgaaaattttttaggttATGCTGTTTATAGTTGTTACTGCTTGAGTGAATATCGTGTCATATTTACTCATTCCGAGACAGTATTTACAATGACTGCTTTTTACATGAAATAAGTTGATTCATTTGTTGAAATTGACCAAATTTGTTGCACTTCATTAAATTCACATCAAGTAAAGAACTTGATGATTCCGCAGTGAGGCGTAAACCTGACCTCTGTACTAGGTAtacttaaaactacacgtctATCTGTCTGTTTCGTATCAATAACCCTGTGAATAAGTCttttgaaacaaattaaaattgagGTTTCACCACTTCTCTAAAAAACGAATGTAATACGTAGTCGGCTAGTGGAATTTGAGTTGAAGATGACGTTCGTTGTTACATcattctaaaaattttaacaataagataTATCTTATATGTTCGTAGACAATATATGAAGTCAGTAAACAGTTTAAATATTGCCTTCAAAATCATGTTTGgttgttgaaattatttaattgcCAACACTGATCGAGTTTACATAGTTTTTTATTCTAgcaagtgaaaaataaagagactAAAGATTGTCATGATTGTCTGAAAATATTATCCGATTTCTATTACCTAATTGTAGTACTTATCTTTTATACTAAGGGTCAAATTACTTCTGATCAAtaagaatatttaaacattAAGTTTAAGTTATATCAAATAGTAATATCAACATTCAACATTTCGACTAACAGAGagttagaaaaaattgaatttctcaGGCAAATGTGTTCTAGAGGATATTGTGATATATGCCAAAAACCTGGGtacttttcaaactttgaataacttgCCGCctcaaattattgaaaaaatcataatagaTAATTATTGAAGGTTATTTATGAATAATCGATAAAgttttataatcatttttgCTTCGTGATCAAATTTGACTTTTCTCTCGACTCGCTGTAATGTATTTACAaaagatattatatatatataaaggtACTATTTCATTGCTTCTTTGCATCAGAAATTGTTTATTGTTCACTATAGCAGGTTAGTAATTAATTGCTGACATTAGTGTATCATGAAAATCTATCCTTTTATTCGTTACAGCATGTACTTACACTTTCAGATAGAACCGAAACATGTAATTACAACGTGCAGCAAGGAGCTTACAGATAATTTTGGAAACTCTGCTTAGTCTTCCAATACTTGAATATCCTGGCTGTTACTTGTCTTGCAATGGATATTCGAAGGCGATGAAACATACTTGTGAAATTTGATGCAAGTGAGTTCATTCATACTCTGCATTCGTccttgaataataaaatcaagttttgtttataatatgcTTAAGTCTTTTTGTTGGTCAGTTTTTAGTTTTAATCAACTTCTTCATAGTTATTTTCCTGGTACTTTAGAGTATAGACTCGGTCATTTAACTACTACTCAATTCCATTTTTATATGATTTGTTCATAGAagatgtgtttttttttttttaacgtagTATgcaatcgacgtattcataataaattatatgttTTGATTGTTACTGTAACAATTCATTGAAATGTATGAGACAATACCGAGAGTTTTGAGTAAAGGGCCGAGATGTAAACAATGCGATGCCGACATGCAGTAAGCACCTAAGATGTACTTTCGGTTGTTTATCAGCTGGCAAAAGATCGTTTGCGTCGGGATCCTTCACGGAAAACTCTCagtacaaaattgaaaatatcttgATCAACCGATGCGAATGACTTGTAATGGAAAGCAACGtaaattcatattcaaattacatatgtattacTATATTCAGAACGCGTTGCTTCAAGTAATCTTGAATCCAATGATATTCATGATAAtagtttttctaatttcaagaTACCTTCAGAGGTGCTGAGTGTTTCGGCATAACGATCAAAAAACGAAATGGAGCAACAAAACATGGAGGGTAGTACGGAACAGACTGGGAATAGCAACTTCAATGAGTCCATAAGCAATGCGACATGTGAAAATGTCACGCTGAAAGAAGTAGCTCGGCTTCATACAGCAAATCAGGCTCTGGATACGCCTCCTCAAGATATTCTTATCgatcatttgaaaattgaacctATGGTTACAGAGGTAATTACAGAACCAATGGCTGTAGTGAtggaaaatcatgaaaatccACCAGATTTCCCAAGCAGCAAGAATTGCGACCCTAATAACGAATGCACGTTTGAAGTTGCTGAACAGATGGTTGAAGTAGTCACTTCAGTTGATACTTCCGAAGTTGATACAGAGCTTGTAGCAAAAGGAACTTTGGATGATTCATTGAAGGAAGAGACGAGTCAGTTGATCGAAATGAAAACAGAGAACATTTCTGATTTGATGCATCAAAATCTTTCTTTTGATATCGACGAATGTGGTCACCGGGCTGTCGAAGATGCAACTGTTGTTGAGGAAACTATACAAACTCACGAACCTTGTGACCCAAGTGTGATGAGCATTGTTGAAGAAATAGTTACGACAAGTAAACAGCCGTATACTGTAGAAATCCAAGAGGAGGACAGTTCGGACGACAGAGAAGGTTTTGTAACGAAAGAGTTGGTTTTGCTGGAAGTTGTCGAAGACGGTGATGCAGGGGTAGAAGAAAACGATGCCGCTGTTGAAGAAAGCGATGCAGCCCTTCAAGAAAGTGATGCAGCTGTTGATGAGAATATTATTGAGTTAGAAATTGACCAAACGCATGACTGTGTGGCCACTAGCAGTGAGCCTATTtcgaatgaattattcctgTCTAAAAATCACGATAATGAAGATAACAGTCAGTTAGTTTCAGATAAGTCAGAAATCAAAGACGCGTCACCAGAAAATGACAATGAGGATCATGAGAGTACAACACTTGTTAGCGTCACAATAAAAACTGACCAAACCGCTGAAATAacaagaaatgagaaatcatCCGTCGAATCACAAGTGTTAAGGAAACCAGATAATCACAGAAGTGTTATCCAAGAAATTGTTGATGATTGGATCGATGATAACAATGACGATATACCCGATTGTAAACACAGCGCAAGCGACTCCCATGATTCTgtagaaattgaattgaaaactcTATTGGCTGACGACAAACCTACCCACAAGGGTGATAAAATAGTTGACGACAGTTACcagattataaataaaagttcAAGTAAAGAAACAGTCAAtataaaagagaagaaaacgCGAAAGGGTACTGAATCTGTCGACAAAGAGCGTGTAAATGGATTAGAAAGTGAAACCAGCAAAGGCGGCACAACTGTTGATGAAACCTTGGTAGCGATAAAACCTGAATCAGTACCTGAAGCATTAGTTCGTGTAGTCAGTAAGCCAACGACCAATCGGTCAGCGGTTACTATGATATCAAAAAAGAAGCAACAACCTACCCGAGCTGGAGTAAAAGTGCTGGGACGGCATTTAATGAGTCAAATCGCATCTAAGGCTGATGTGACAGAAGTTATACAAGAACGTATTAAGGAAAAGCAGAAGGAAATTGATCTGCCACAGGGTGGTGATAtattgtttgtaaaaaaaatcacgcaACGTTTATCGAGCAAGTTATCGGGTGCTTCGACTAACGCTCTGTCTGCAAAGATATCATTCTCTGAACCGTCCAAGATGTCTTCTGAATATTATACTAAAAAATCACCGGCCAAAGATAAAATAATGGATGTCGCCGAAAGAATTGAAACTGCTGATAACAGAGAATTACTTGCAATCTTGGAGGGTGACGTCGATCCTGACTGGTCAAATCTCAAACCCCATACAGTTGTTGAGTCGACTAAGAGTTCAGAACCAACACCAAATACAACATCAACACCAGTGAAACTTGATCCGTACAAAGAAAGGGAACTGGCCTTGAAGCAACTCCTTGAACTCCCGAGTATATCTCTGAAAAGGCACTCAAGAAAGAGAAGAACATTTAAGCCTGCACCAAGCAAAGTATCCTCTGACACTGATGAAACTCCGCCAAATATTAACGCTGTGCAGACGACTGCATCTGTCGTTGATGCGGAAAATATGCAGACCGAGCCTGCGGAAGAAGAAAAtccacctccaacaatcgaATTGGTAGTAAAACAAGAAAGAATGCAGGTCAGCGTAGAAGATCATTCGGAAGAATCACGGTCTGGTAGAAAGCGAAAACCGACTGAAAAAGCTCGTGAACATGAGCAAAATTCATCTAAGAAACAGAAAGTGTACAAAGGAAAAGTGGCTGCGCAGAAAAAGCCGAATAAAATCGAAACGTTGGTTGAGGATTCTGTTCCGGAAGTCCCAGCAGTTGAGACATCTGTTGATGAAAGCGAAGCGACATCCGTAATTTCAAAAACCACAAGTAGGAATATTCTTTCGAAAGTTGGCCCGACGAAAAATCGAATGTATCAGTCTAAATCACAGAAAATGGGGAAGAAATTAGTTCAGACTATTGGAAAGCGTAATGTACCAGTAAAGAAATTACTTCGCCAAAAATCTTCTACCAATGTTACAAATGCAAAGTCTGTTCAcatgaaatcaaaattcatcgcATCCCCGAAAAAATATAGGACCACCATcaaacaacagcaacaacaacaacaacaacaccagAAGGTACAGAAACAGTTAATGGAAGTATCTTCGAGCGATACAAAACCCAAGAAGAAGTCAAACGAAATAGATAAACTACTTCAGGACGAAGGAGTGGTCAATTTGTTGTATGATGTTGAACAACCGGAAAGGAAACGTCTGATTCCAATTACAAAGTCCCAAACAAAAGTCATGGACCTGCACAAGGTGCAACGGGAGCTGAAAATCAGAACAAAATTAGTACGAAATGCAGTATTGCGACTTCGTACATCGGGGGGTAGCCcaacaaaaatatcgagatCTAAACGAGGCACGCAACAAATTAACCTGCCTGAGaatgaaaacagagaaaatgAGCGTATCAAGTCGACTCGGTCGTCGGTATCGTCCTCGGGTGATTTCATATATCCAGCCAAAATCAGAAACGCTGCTGATGCGTCAATAATTGTAAGAAGGCATTCGTCCAGCTCATTTTCAAGTACTTCAGGAAGTCCGAGAGTCAGCATCGATGGACCAGACAAACAAACAGAACCCAGCGGAGCTGAAGAAGGCCCAGCACACGTTACGAGATCTGCGAGGCGACGACATTCACAAAACGAGAAGAACAAACAATCGACTGATACATTATCACCGCACAAAAAAGTTGGTGtcagtagaaaaaaatcaacagaAAGCACCGAGCATGAGTGTGTTGTATCCCTTGAAAAAGGTATTACAGTAGCGAGTCGTCCAAACTTGCGTGCAGATAGTAGAAGTACTGAAAAactcaataaaaatattgagacAACTGATATTGGACAGGCTAACAGCCACGTTTCTGGAATTAAAGTATCAACTAGATCAAATGGGGCATCTTTGGAAAAAGAAGTgacgaaaatgaagaaaggAACAAAAACGAAAGCAGCTGCAAACAAAGCAAAAGACGCTCTTGAGTATGAAATGGATAATGAACAAGAGGACAAACTCTCCGCTTGTTTAGCTGAGGCAGTTTCCGCTCTTTCAAATGTTGATGCAACTGCTGGTAGTTCTGGAAGTACAATTGTTCTCCGCAAACTAAAAAGTAAGTCGCTATCATATCTAAAAGTAGTCTATCTTGTTTTTCTTATGTTCAGTTGGCTTACCAACAATTAGGGTTACAAAATCTGCTCTATAATTTCGAGAAACGTTAATTTATCTACTTCAATCTTGCATGAAATTATCTTCCAGTTTTACCAGTATGATCAGTATTTTCAGTCTTCCAAGTAGTTCACTGAAATatgttcatttttcatcttcgaACCAATTAGTTTGATGATACTTTGACCCAGTTTTGTCAAAATTATGCGTTATTGATAACATCATCAACACCTGCACGCTAAAAGTCATTTACatcctgaaaaaatttctgacgAGTTTTCACCACGTTTTTTATTCACGTCGAGAAAATGATTATTAacatcaagttttttttaactcaaatgataaaaatacatattcaatttacttcTTGTATTGTAAAGAATGTATTTTATATGCAGCACCTTCAAATGCAACCAAACTGACTGATAAAATACAACCTGACTTGCTAGACCAGTTTAGCAGCAATGAAATCAATCTGCGACGACACGGCAATATCgttgaattaataatgataCCATCATCTAGTAAATTGAAGAATGGAATCACCCTCCAGGTAGGCCGTATTGCAATCTAAGTTTGTACTAAgatttaagatttttttcttttttttttttggacaaCAAAAAACAAGACCTGTAACCACACTAGATTATATccatgtatataatgtatcaGATAACCGAAATGAGTATGAGAATGAACCAATTGAATACATATTAAAGGATTCAGTAGtattgtaaaatgaaatatggAATGAAAGAGAGTAATGTAACATTGTCAAAAATAGTACATATATTACAGAAATGAACTAatgcaataataatatgaatatttctGTTTGTTCTTCGTAGCTAATGCAGGAACTTCGCGAAGTGTTATTGTTGCTGAGAAGGGACGATGGTTGTCGCGTAGTTCTTTTGACTTCCACCGGAACAAGTTTTTGTGAAGGTCTAGACCTCTCAAATCTAATAAATTCTGACAGAGAAGAACGTCGAGTCAATGCCGAGGAACTGGCTAATGGGGTCAAGTTAGTATTGTCATAATCAACTGATTTATACATCCCaataacagaaaaagaaaagaaagcaTCCGAAATTGCATGTCAAATTTAAATATAGACTTTTGGTCTGGACCACATTTTGATCCTCActtgaatattaaaatacagTATTTTATACGAACCacttatataaaataattcaagaaaTAATTTCGCTACCTGCCTCAACATCTCTACAAAGTACAGATGTAAACACGAGTGTGTATTCTGCCtataattcaaaatatttgccaTTCACACCATCTTACTGTTTGATTTCAGGGAGTTTATAAAGACGTTAGCTAATTTCAATAAACCCATAGT
This region of Neodiprion virginianus isolate iyNeoVirg1 chromosome 7, iyNeoVirg1.1, whole genome shotgun sequence genomic DNA includes:
- the LOC124309657 gene encoding uncharacterized protein LOC124309657 produces the protein MEQQNMEGSTEQTGNSNFNESISNATCENVTLKEVARLHTANQALDTPPQDILIDHLKIEPMVTEVITEPMAVVMENHENPPDFPSSKNCDPNNECTFEVAEQMVEVVTSVDTSEVDTELVAKGTLDDSLKEETSQLIEMKTENISDLMHQNLSFDIDECGHRAVEDATVVEETIQTHEPCDPSVMSIVEEIVTTSKQPYTVEIQEEDSSDDREGFVTKELVLLEVVEDGDAGVEENDAAVEESDAALQESDAAVDENIIELEIDQTHDCVATSSEPISNELFLSKNHDNEDNSQLVSDKSEIKDASPENDNEDHESTTLVSVTIKTDQTAEITRNEKSSVESQVLRKPDNHRSVIQEIVDDWIDDNNDDIPDCKHSASDSHDSVEIELKTLLADDKPTHKGDKIVDDSYQIINKSSSKETVNIKEKKTRKGTESVDKERVNGLESETSKGGTTVDETLVAIKPESVPEALVRVVSKPTTNRSAVTMISKKKQQPTRAGVKVLGRHLMSQIASKADVTEVIQERIKEKQKEIDLPQGGDILFVKKITQRLSSKLSGASTNALSAKISFSEPSKMSSEYYTKKSPAKDKIMDVAERIETADNRELLAILEGDVDPDWSNLKPHTVVESTKSSEPTPNTTSTPVKLDPYKERELALKQLLELPSISLKRHSRKRRTFKPAPSKVSSDTDETPPNINAVQTTASVVDAENMQTEPAEEENPPPTIELVVKQERMQVSVEDHSEESRSGRKRKPTEKAREHEQNSSKKQKVYKGKVAAQKKPNKIETLVEDSVPEVPAVETSVDESEATSVISKTTSRNILSKVGPTKNRMYQSKSQKMGKKLVQTIGKRNVPVKKLLRQKSSTNVTNAKSVHMKSKFIASPKKYRTTIKQQQQQQQQHQKVQKQLMEVSSSDTKPKKKSNEIDKLLQDEGVVNLLYDVEQPERKRLIPITKSQTKVMDLHKVQRELKIRTKLVRNAVLRLRTSGGSPTKISRSKRGTQQINLPENENRENERIKSTRSSVSSSGDFIYPAKIRNAADASIIVRRHSSSSFSSTSGSPRVSIDGPDKQTEPSGAEEGPAHVTRSARRRHSQNEKNKQSTDTLSPHKKVGVSRKKSTESTEHECVVSLEKGITVASRPNLRADSRSTEKLNKNIETTDIGQANSHVSGIKVSTRSNGASLEKEVTKMKKGTKTKAAANKAKDALEYEMDNEQEDKLSACLAEAVSALSNVDATAGSSGSTIVLRKLKTPSNATKLTDKIQPDLLDQFSSNEINLRRHGNIVELIMIPSSSKLKNGITLQLMQELREVLLLLRRDDGCRVVLLTSTGTSFCEGLDLSNLINSDREERRVNAEELANGVKEFIKTLANFNKPIVAGIHGAAVGLGVTMLPLFDLVIASDKATFSMPYGQLGQIPEGAAILTLSQTIGNTVTSELLLGGRTLTASEALRAGLVSRVLWPDRFQGELIPSLRAMSEHSSQSMEATKTLLRHSLRKKLDAALESESYLLIQHWCSAECQTLIKNYLDGKGH